The DNA segment GTCGAAGGTCGCGAGGGCAGCGCGCACCAGCAGATAGGTGTAGACGTACATCGTGGTCGCGTGGATCAGCACGACGGCGAAGGCACCCTCGAAGCGCCACGGCGCCTTCTCCGCGCCGGTGACGGCCATCACCGCCCGCGCAATGACACCACTCTCGCCATAGAGGAAGAGAAAGGCGACCACGCCGACGAGCGGCGGCAGTACTGCGGGAAGGGTGAGCAGCGCCGAGACAACGCGCCGGCCGGGGAAATCCACCAGCCGGGTCGCGAGTGCGAGCGGCACACCGATGAGGGCGCCGAGCACCACGCTGACCACGGCGAGCCAGAGCGAGTTCCAGGCGGCGCGCCATTCGTTCTTCTCGACGAAGAAGGCGCGCACCGATTGAAAAGTCCATGCGCCATCGACGCGGACGGCATCGATCGCGACCAGCGCGAGCGGTTCGACCACCAGCCAGGCCAGCAGGAGGAGGAGTGCCCAGCCGGCCAGCTTGCGGTTCACGCGCCGCGATCCGGGTAGGCGTGCGCGCCGATACCGTTGGGGCGCACTCGCAGCTCGGCCCCGATCTGCACGTCGCTCGCCTCAACCATCACCTCGAGTTCTTCGCCGCTCGCGAGCAGCAGGGTGATCACCGTGCTTGCGCCGGCGAAGCGGCGAGCACGCACGACGCCAGAGAGCGGGCCGGCGGGGTCAACGGTGGTGGCCTCGGGACGCACCAGCAGGAGCACCTGCCCCAGCATCTGCAACGGACCGTTCGCGAGCCAGCGCACCCCGGCCGCCTCAACATCGAGATGACCATCGTGCATTCCCATTACCCGACCGTGCAGCGTGGCGGTGCGACCGACGAAGCCCGCCACGAACGGCGTATCGGGATGGCGGTAGAGATCTTCTGGCGTACCGACCTGCTCGAGCTTGCCGAGGTGGAGCACGGCGATCCGATCGGCGAGATCGAACGCCTCTTCCTGTTCGTGGGTCACCAGGATGGTGGTGATCCCGATGCGACGCACCAGCTCGCGGAGTTCGCGGCGAGTCCGCTCGCGGAGTGATGGGTCGAGGTTCGAGAGCGGTTCATCGAGCAGGAGCACGCGCGGCCGCGGCGCGAGCGCACGAGCGAGTGCGACACGCTGCTGCTGGCCGCCGGAGAGCGCGGTCACTGCGCGATCGGCATAGCCGCCGAGATCGACGAGTGCGAGCACTTCGTTCACGCGCGCAGTGCGATCAGTGGCGGAGAGCTTCTCGCGCTCGAGGCCATAGGCGACGTTCTCGCCAACTGTGAGATGCGGAAAGAGGGCGTAGTGCTGGAAGACCATGCCGCAGCGGCGATCGAGCGCCGATTTTGCCGTGACATCTTCGCCATCAAACTTGATGCTTCCCGCATCGGCCTGCTCGAATCCCGCAATGAGCCGCAGCAGCGTGGTCTTGCCGCTGCCACTCGGCCCCAGCAGGGCAACGAGCTCTCCCTCGCCCACGGCAAGCGAGACGTCGGCGACAACCGGCGTCTCGCCGAACTTCTTTGCCACGCCGGTGAGTGTCACCGTGCTCATTATTGCTGCTTCCCGGTGCCACGCACCCGTTGATCCCAGTAGCGCATCCACCCCGCTCCTTCCTTCGCGAGCAGCGGCCAATCCATTGGCGCCGTCACCATCTTCTTCTCGACCTCGGCGACCCAGGCCGGCACCCTGTTTAGCGGCAGGTCGCGACGCGCCGGGAGCCGCCAGACCTTCTCGGCCGTGAGCACCTGCGCATCGATCCCGCCAACATATTCGATGAATCGCTGAGCCGCGAGGCGATGCTTGCTGCCCCGCACAACGCCGATCGCGTCATCGATCACCACCGTGCCGCTGGTGGGAAAAGTGTAGCCGTAAGGGAGCCCCTTGGACTTCGAGATCAGGACGTCGGGGAGGTCCCACAAGGTGATGAGCCCTTCCCCCCGCGCCAGCATCTGATCGAGGATCGCCGGGTTCAGCGCGTAGGTGCGCGTCTGGCCATCGAGCAACCGGAGCCACGCCATCCCGGCCGCCGTGTCGCCATTGCTCCGGAGCCCGCGCTGGATCATCAACCCCCAGATCGCGCGCATCGTGCCGCTCGCCACTGGATCGCGGATGATGACCTTCTCGCGCCAGTGCGGCGAGAGGACGTCATCCCAGTCCTTCGGCGCCTCGGCCTCGGTGACCAGGGTCGAGTTGTAGGCGATGACAGCCGGCGTGCGGTAGACCGGATAGTAGAGATCGTTGGGGCCGATGCCGGTGGTGTCAACCGATTTCCACCACGACGGCCGATACGGCTCGAGCACGCCTTCCTTGATGCCGCGATCGAAGATCGTGGTCGGACCACCAAACCAGAGATCGGCCACCGGGTTGGGGTTCTCGAAGCGGAGCCGATCGAGAATCTCCTGGCTCCCCATATCGAGCCAGCGGACATCAATATCGGGATTCTTCTTCTCGAAATCGCGCTCGAGCAGTTCGAGCTGCTCGCGCACGTGTGGCGAATAGAGCGTCAGCGGCTCGCGACCATCGCCGCACCCCGGGAGGAGCAGCGCGAGAAGGAGAGCCGCCCGCTCAATGCGCAACGCGGGGCTGGCCGAGGGCAAGGAGATTGGCGAAGAGGCGCCACGCGCCCGGGATCGCCGCCGGGAGCTGTCGATTGAAGGAGAGCCCGGTGTAGATCGCGGTCCCCTTCCCGACGCGCGCCACCAGCAAGCCACCCTCGCGCGCCACGTCGTCGGCGTCGTGGGTCTCAAGAATCGGCGTCCACGCGGGATCCCAGCTGCGCGCGAAGTCGAGGCCGCGCTCCTGGATCCAGTCGTCGAAATCGAAGTCCGTAATCTTGTTCGGACTCAGCAACGCAGGGTGAGTCTTCGCGAGGAAGGTCACCTTGGCCTTCTCGTCGGTGACGCGATCCATCGGGTTGTTGATGAGGAACGGCTTCGGCGCAAAGTTGCCGCGCATGTACGGCTGCTGCTCGTACTGAATGAGCAGGGTGCCGCCGTTCTGCAGCCAGCGCATCAGCCGCGGGTGGGCGCGTCGCAGCGATTCATCCGCCTCGTAAGCGCGCGCGCCGAGCACGATCACCTTGAAGCCGTCGAGCGACCCGCGCTCGAGCGCCTCGCCGGTGAGCAGCTTCACCGGAAGCCCACTGTTGAGCAGCGCCTCGGGAACCAGGTCGCCACCGCCGCGCACATAACCAATGGCTGCCAGCACCGGGAACTTCACATCGGCCACTACCACCGTGGCCTTGGCCGTGGTGAGAATGTTCCGCGGCCCGACGTGCGGATAGCGAATCCGGTAGAGGCCCTTGTTGAGCGTGTCGGCGCCTTGCAGCACGAGGGCCGAGAGTTCGTATTCACCCGGTGGCTGATTGAGCGGACCCGTCACCACAAAATCCACCGTCGCGCGTTCGCCCTCGCGAGTGAACTTCACCCTCTGCGGCGCCGCGGCCTTCCAGGTCGGCGGCAGCACCAGCGACACCAGCACTTCGCTGCTGTCCTTCGCCAGATTCTCGAGCGAGACCCGGAACGGATGCTTCGTGGTGTTGCGAGGCCAGAGCAGCCTGTCAGGCGACAACTCGACCGCCACGCGCGGCACCACGGCCACACCGCGCCGCACCTCTCCGAGCACCGGATCGAGGAAGCGCGCCTGCACTTCCTTGCGAGTGCGGATCTCGTTGCCGTTCCGCGGCTGCACGATGAACTCGGCCTGCAGCGCCGGCGCCTCGAACGGTTCGCCCCACGCGAGGCGGGAACCAGTCCAGCGATACATCGCGCCAGCACGAGGTGCATTGAGGAAGTAGGGTGCGGTGTAGACACCCGGCTTCCACGCGGTTGCAGTGTACTTGCAGGTGTAGAGTGCGCCCGGTGCGAGCGGGGAGAGTTTGCCCAGGCACTGGTCACCGCGCTGTGCGAAGCCACTCCCCGTGGAGGGGCGCGAACCGACGTTCACGGTATCCTTGCCGCCATTCCAGATCGACAACGTCACGGTGAGTTCCTGCTCGGGCACGACCTCGTCGTCGTCGGTCGTGGCATCGAGCACGATCCCCGATTCGATCAGCTGCACGTTGTCGCGATGCCGATCGTTCACGGGCGCCGGTTCATTCGGCACGCCGGCGAAGACGGCAGTATCCGGCCCGGTGACGCCCGGCGCCTTTTCGATGAGGCCGAGACGCGGCGACGAGGGTCCGAGATTTTCGAGATTCCCCTGATTCTGCGATCGGTGCTGATCGCGACTGCGCACCGCGAGCTGGCGGTATGAGAAGCCGGTCACCGGATCGGTCGCGCCACCATCGAGGGTGATGAGCGGCCCCGGCGGTGCGGCGCCGTAGTAGGAGCGGTAGAACTTCGCGACGGTGTACGGCTCGAGCCCTTCCTCGCGCTTGAGTTCCGGGAAGCGGGTGCTGTCACCGGCCGCGTGGAATGCGTCGAGCGCGACGATGCCGCTCGCCTGATGATGGCCGTGGCCGTCGGCCGGGGTTCCCGACCAGACCGAGATGATCACCTGTGGCCGGAAGCGGCGGATGATCCGCACGGCATCCTTCAGCACCGAGTCACGCGGCCAGAACTCGAAGGCCTCGGCAGCGTGCTTCGAGAAACCGAAGTCGAAGGCCCGGGTGAAGAACTGGTGGCCGCCATCGACCCGCCGCGCCGCGAGCAATTCCTCGGTACGGAGCACGCCGAGTGCGACGCCGAGTTCGTTGCCGATCAGATTCTGGCCACCGTCGCCGCGCGTGAGCGAGAGATAGGCAGTCTCGACTCCCTGCCCCTTGGCGAGAATCGTCAGGATCTCGGTGTTTTCATCGTCGGGGTGGGCGCCGATCATCAGGGCGCGGCGCCAGTTGCCGACCAGCCGGCGTTCCTCGGCGAGGCGCGCGACACCACCGGTCCCCGCGCCACCCGTCTGCGCGACGAGGGGGAGTGCGGGCAGAGCCGCGATGAGGACCGCGGCAGCGAGATGACGAAGTGGCAAGTTCATTCCGGAGTGTCTGGGGAACGCGGCTTGGCGGGGGGAGGTTCCCTGCCGATGGCAAAGGCCAGGATGAAGGCGATCAGGGCAGCGAGCAGGAGGGTCTGTCCGGCACCGCCGCCGCCTGCACCAGAGAGGAGCAGGAGCATCCCCACCGATACGCAGATGGTGCCGACGCCGCGGAGCACCTCATCGAGGTTGCGCCACGCCGTCTGGCGACCCCAATGGATGGCACCGGCGAGACCGATCACGCCGAGAACCAGGATGCCGTACCAGACCCAGATCCAGTAGCGCCTGCCGATCATCGGCCACTCGAGTGCAGGGGGTGTCGCGGAGTTGCGCAGATTGCCGGAGAAACGGTAGCGGTCGATGGCACCCGGGCCAAGGGGTCACCCCACCTCAGGGCGACAGACCGGGCAGGGGCAGGCCTCGAGCAACCCCCGGAAGGTGTAGATCCCGGTGCTGTGGCCGTCGTTCCAGCGGATTCGGATGCCGTAGGCCCCCACCAGTTCCAGCCCGTCGGCGTGGACATCGAAGGGGACGGAATCGGGGTCGAGAATCGGCCGTCCGGTCATCTCCTCGACACAGGCGGCGCAGGGGCAGGCGAGGCGGAGCGCCCGCATCCCGAAGCTCCCCACGTGCCCCACCCCATCCCAGTCGAACTCGATCCGGTCGCCGCGCCGACGAATCGCCTTCGGGACCACATCTCCAGCCATCAGCAACGCTCCCGACGCGGTTAGTTTATGGGCTCGCTTTGGAATCTTAGCCCATATGGGGCCTGCCATGAGCCATCCTGATCCGTTCAATGCGCGCGCTACCCTCGCCACCAAGGAAGGGTCCGCGGTCATTCACTCCATCGAGGCACTCGAAAAGGCCGGGTTGGCCAGACTCGATTCCCTCCCCTTTTCCATCCGGGTGATGCTTGAGAATGCCCTGCGGCACGTGGGGCGGGGCTTCGTCACCGAAGAGCACGTGAAGACGCTCGCCGCGTGGACACCGGCTCGGGCCGGCCAGGGCGAGATCCCCTATATGCCCGCCCGCGTGGTGCTCCAGGACTTCACCGGCGTGCCCTGTGTGGTCGACCTCGCCGCGATGCGCGACGCGACGGCCCGGATGGGCGGCGATCCCGAGCGGATCAACCCGGTGGTCCCCTGCGACCTGGTAATCGATCACTCGGTGCAGGTCGACCATTATGGCAGCGCCGAAGCCTTCAAGCTCAATGTCGCGCTGGAATTCGAACGAAACGCCGAGCGTTATCAGTTGCTGAAGTTCGCGCAGCGCGCCTTCGAGAATTTCCGGGTGGTGCCGCCGGGCACCGGCATCGTGCACCAGGTCAACCTCGAATATCTCTCGCCCTGCATCCAGCTGCGCGATCAGTACGGCGCCCTCACCGCCTATCCCGACACGGTGGTCGGCACCGACTCGCACACGACGATGATCAACGGCCTCGGCGTGATGGGCTGGGGAGTGGGCGGCATCGAAGCCGAAGCGGTGATGCTCGGCCAGCCATATTTCATGGTGGTGCCCGAAGTGATCGGGATGAAGCTCACCGGCACCATTCCCGCCGGCTGCACCGCGACCGACCTGGTGCTGACGGTGACGCAGATTCTCCGCAAGCAGGGCGTCGTCGACAAGTTCGTCGAGTTCTTCGGACCGGGGCTCTCGGAACTCCCGCTCGCCGATCGCGCGACGATCGCGAACATGGCCCCGGAATACGGCGCCACGATGGGCTTTTTCCCGGTGGACGCCGAGACGCTCAAGTATCTCGAGCGTACCGGGCGCGACGAAGCAGCGGTGAAGCTGGTTGAAGACTTCTGCAAGGCGCAGCGCCTTTTCCGCACCAACGACACGCCCGATCCGATGTACAACGCCGTGCTCGAGCTCGATCTCGGCACCGTCGTGCCGAGCGTGGCGGGACCGAAGCGGCCACAGGACCTGGTCAAGCTCACCGAACTCG comes from the Gemmatimonadota bacterium genome and includes:
- a CDS encoding ABC transporter ATP-binding protein translates to MSTVTLTGVAKKFGETPVVADVSLAVGEGELVALLGPSGSGKTTLLRLIAGFEQADAGSIKFDGEDVTAKSALDRRCGMVFQHYALFPHLTVGENVAYGLEREKLSATDRTARVNEVLALVDLGGYADRAVTALSGGQQQRVALARALAPRPRVLLLDEPLSNLDPSLRERTRRELRELVRRIGITTILVTHEQEEAFDLADRIAVLHLGKLEQVGTPEDLYRHPDTPFVAGFVGRTATLHGRVMGMHDGHLDVEAAGVRWLANGPLQMLGQVLLLVRPEATTVDPAGPLSGVVRARRFAGASTVITLLLASGEELEVMVEASDVQIGAELRVRPNGIGAHAYPDRGA
- a CDS encoding extracellular solute-binding protein, with product MRIERAALLLALLLPGCGDGREPLTLYSPHVREQLELLERDFEKKNPDIDVRWLDMGSQEILDRLRFENPNPVADLWFGGPTTIFDRGIKEGVLEPYRPSWWKSVDTTGIGPNDLYYPVYRTPAVIAYNSTLVTEAEAPKDWDDVLSPHWREKVIIRDPVASGTMRAIWGLMIQRGLRSNGDTAAGMAWLRLLDGQTRTYALNPAILDQMLARGEGLITLWDLPDVLISKSKGLPYGYTFPTSGTVVIDDAIGVVRGSKHRLAAQRFIEYVGGIDAQVLTAEKVWRLPARRDLPLNRVPAWVAEVEKKMVTAPMDWPLLAKEGAGWMRYWDQRVRGTGKQQ
- a CDS encoding PIG-L family deacetylase; amino-acid sequence: MNLPLRHLAAAVLIAALPALPLVAQTGGAGTGGVARLAEERRLVGNWRRALMIGAHPDDENTEILTILAKGQGVETAYLSLTRGDGGQNLIGNELGVALGVLRTEELLAARRVDGGHQFFTRAFDFGFSKHAAEAFEFWPRDSVLKDAVRIIRRFRPQVIISVWSGTPADGHGHHQASGIVALDAFHAAGDSTRFPELKREEGLEPYTVAKFYRSYYGAAPPGPLITLDGGATDPVTGFSYRQLAVRSRDQHRSQNQGNLENLGPSSPRLGLIEKAPGVTGPDTAVFAGVPNEPAPVNDRHRDNVQLIESGIVLDATTDDDEVVPEQELTVTLSIWNGGKDTVNVGSRPSTGSGFAQRGDQCLGKLSPLAPGALYTCKYTATAWKPGVYTAPYFLNAPRAGAMYRWTGSRLAWGEPFEAPALQAEFIVQPRNGNEIRTRKEVQARFLDPVLGEVRRGVAVVPRVAVELSPDRLLWPRNTTKHPFRVSLENLAKDSSEVLVSLVLPPTWKAAAPQRVKFTREGERATVDFVVTGPLNQPPGEYELSALVLQGADTLNKGLYRIRYPHVGPRNILTTAKATVVVADVKFPVLAAIGYVRGGGDLVPEALLNSGLPVKLLTGEALERGSLDGFKVIVLGARAYEADESLRRAHPRLMRWLQNGGTLLIQYEQQPYMRGNFAPKPFLINNPMDRVTDEKAKVTFLAKTHPALLSPNKITDFDFDDWIQERGLDFARSWDPAWTPILETHDADDVAREGGLLVARVGKGTAIYTGLSFNRQLPAAIPGAWRLFANLLALGQPRVAH
- a CDS encoding DUF971 domain-containing protein, which translates into the protein MAGDVVPKAIRRRGDRIEFDWDGVGHVGSFGMRALRLACPCAACVEEMTGRPILDPDSVPFDVHADGLELVGAYGIRIRWNDGHSTGIYTFRGLLEACPCPVCRPEVG